Genomic DNA from Providencia sp. PROV188:
GTACGCCATGTTGGGCTAACATAGCCGAACACTTTTTCTGGGAATACACCATCACGACCCATTACATACATTAAACGCGCACTACCCGCATGAGCTGCCATACCGGATGCTAATACCGTGACACAGGAGAACACAAGGATAATGGCTTGGAAGAATGACCCCGCCACAAATCGCATAATGTCAGGCTGTGTTTCGTTAATATTCGCAAAACGTGAAACGTCTGGGAAAAATTGCTGTAAGAAGAACGAAACGGTAATAAAAATCACACCACCAATCAGTGCAGTTAAGAAAATTGCACGAGGAATAACTTTACCTGCGTTTGGTGTCTCTTCTGACAGTGAACTTAACCCATCAAAACCTAAGAATGAGAAACAGAGTATGGTTGCCCCAGCTATCAGCGGGATCATCTCAGTTTTTTCATTCGCAAATGGATTGAATGTCCAGATCTCCCCTGTCCCTTCACCATTTGAAACGCCGTGGATCACTAAACCTGTGAATACTGCCATTACCCCCATTTGGATAATCGCAATTACAGTACTTAAGTTTGCAATCACGTTGATACCCCGTAAGTTGGCGGCAGTCATTAAAATAACCAAACCAATAACAAAATACGCAGGTTCAACATTCGGGAAAATATCTTGTAAATAAATTTTCGCCAATAAGATGTTGATCATTGGCATGAAAATGTAGGACAGCAAAGATGTCCAACCCACAAGGAAACCAATATGTGGACTCATTGATTTCTGGGCATAAGTATAGGCTGAACCCGCTGATGGGAAGCGTTTAACCAGCTTACCGTAGCTCAGTGCAGTAAACAGTATCGCAGCAAGTGCAATAATGTATGAAGTCGGGACGTGACCACCAGTCTTATCTGATACCATTCCGAAAGTATCAAAGATAGTCATTGGCTGAATATACGCAATACCAATCATAACAACTTGTACAAGCGTTAATGTCTTCGCAAGTTGAACACGGTTATTGGCGCCAGTTTGGTTGTGGCCGATATCTAAAGGTACGGAATTATTTTGCATGATAAAGCCCCCCCATAACTTTCGATTGCGTACTTCGACTCAATCGACAGTTACTGGGAAGACTTTGCATCTGCCTATAAGCAGAGAAGAAAGAAGAGAAGTGGAAAAGCGTCTGTGCGAAGCCGGTGTTTGCTCCGTAGTCATCAATGCGGCAACGACGACCGCTTGGCCCTGCTGCCAGTGCGAAAAAGTAAGCCATAAAAGCATTCCTCAAAGCTGTAGCATGAAATATTAGCTACACGTAAATATTTATTTATCTATCCGGCCTGATATCCGGCCCCGTTAAAATGAAAGAACCCTAAAAAGCAAAAAAACCGATGCCGGTTTTTATCAGGCATCAGTCATTTTTTAGTCCGCGCATTTTGCACGTCATACCTGTAAATAGCAAGCCAATTTGTTAACAAAACGCCCCCTTTTCGATGAGAAATTCTGATAATTTTAGACTTTCCGTTCTGATAGCTAATATGACATGCTTTTAAGACGATAAATGACACTAAAGCCGATTGATTATCCTTAATAAAATGCTAAACCGGTCGGTCTAATTTCGCGGCACTTTTTTCCAATAACATATCTAAACTTGAGTGCAGTAATTTACTTTTTACGGCTTTGGTTTCTGACTGCAATGGACTACCAACTTTGTTATCCATCGTATAGACCGTTACTTTTCCCTCTTGATGGTTATAAATCAATAAACCATCCACGCCATAATCATATTGGTCTTTAAAATTACCCAGTACCGATTGCATACTGTTTCTCGCCTCAACATCACCATTGACGGCTTTACGGAGTGCTTCGATGGATAATCCCACAGGAACCGAGTAGACATACAACACTTCCACATCAGAATCACCATCATCACTGCCATTACACATAAAGCAGCCGTCTCTTTGAACAGAGGATAGCCTCTCCATTTTGCGCAGTTCGATTAATAATTTTTGTCCATCTTGATACGGTGATTCTGAAATATCGAGAAAAACGAGTCGGTAAGGTCCCGGATCACCCGCAAGGGCATTGGAAATATAGCCTATAAAGAGTAAAAAACTCAGACAACTAGCTCTAAAATAACGGTTAAATTTGGGCATAGTCTATTCCTGCTTGGCTCCATATCGCGGTGAGGAAGATTGACGCAGTTAGAGATAAATAACCATATCTTTATTTCCGAATTACTGATTTTCTTTTTGGATATCTATTTTCTTTTTAAATAATAGTACAAAAAGCCCTTTGGCGATTAACCAAAGGGCTTAGATAAACAAAAACTAATGGTTTAATTAGAAGTTGTAGTTGATGCCGATATTATAACGACGACCTTCTAATTCCGCGCCATAGGTGCCTTGATCTACACGACGGTCCAATACGTTATAAACACCACCAACAATATTGGCATTTTTACTTAGTTTATAGCTCGTACCCAGGTCAAACATTGCATAGGATGGTGTCCCTTTACTCATTTGCTGACCACGACCTTGATAATCTGAAGTTTCACTACGGAAATTCATACGACCCCAAGTTTGTAAATCTTCCGTTGTATCCCAAGTCAAGGTGGTATTTACCATGTGCTTAGGCTGCTTACTCAACGGCTTACCTTTATTTACGCCACTTTTTTGTTCTGTATGCGTATAGGTATAGTTCGCTGCAAATTCGAGGTTATCAAGAATTCCCCAGTTGAAAGTCACTTCAACACCTTGCATTCTTGCTTTGTCAACGTTGGCTTTATCGCTAACAAAACGGTACGGTTTACCTGGGGTATCACCTTCACCATCCGCTAACGTACAGTCTCTGATTGTGTCAATGCTATTGTCACAACGTCTGATTTCCGTAATTTTATCTTTGAAATCAGTATTATAAATAGTAACCCCAGCAGTTAAGTTATCTTGATTATTCCAAATAACACCAATCTCTTCAGTGATACTTTTTTCTGGTTTAAGATCTGGGTTACCGTAAATGACGGCATTTCCTTTACCACCGCCAGTTGCTTGTCCCCAGTTTGCCGACGATTCACGTAAACTTGGTGCTTTATAACCTGTGGATACACCACCTTTAATCGTCCATTGCTCATCTGCATGCCAAACACCGTATAAACGGGGGGTCCAATGAGCACCGTAGTTTTCATCATTATCCATTCGCAGACCACCTGTTAATGCAAAGTCATTTGTCATTAACCATTCATCTTCTGCAAATAATGCCCAGCTATATCTGTCTAACTCACTATTTCCCGGCAGCTTGTTACTTTGATCTTTTAGCTTTTCCTTACGGTACTGACCACCAATACTGACACTGTGATCACCCAGTAAGAAAACACTTTGGTTACGGACGACTAAATCTTCTACCGTCATTTTACG
This window encodes:
- a CDS encoding APC family permease, with product MQNNSVPLDIGHNQTGANNRVQLAKTLTLVQVVMIGIAYIQPMTIFDTFGMVSDKTGGHVPTSYIIALAAILFTALSYGKLVKRFPSAGSAYTYAQKSMSPHIGFLVGWTSLLSYIFMPMINILLAKIYLQDIFPNVEPAYFVIGLVILMTAANLRGINVIANLSTVIAIIQMGVMAVFTGLVIHGVSNGEGTGEIWTFNPFANEKTEMIPLIAGATILCFSFLGFDGLSSLSEETPNAGKVIPRAIFLTALIGGVIFITVSFFLQQFFPDVSRFANINETQPDIMRFVAGSFFQAIILVFSCVTVLASGMAAHAGSARLMYVMGRDGVFPEKVFGYVSPTWRTPAYNVLLVGFLALGAIWFEMDFATALINFGALIAFTFVNISVISQFFIRERRIKGFKNIMNYLILPIIGTLTVCVLWLNIEEDSMVYGLIWTAVGLVYMAVLTRMFRRPMPQMSDL
- a CDS encoding ligand-gated channel protein encodes the protein MVVFTKRKIAVSIIAAITAVPAFADDSSDKIFVTTASGYQQKIEDAPASISVVTREQLETKAYRDVTDALKDVPGVLVTGGGSSSDISIRGMDAKYTMILIDGKRVDTRSIRPNSDGSGIEQGWLPPLPAIERIEVVRGPMSSLYGSDAMGGVINIITRRVQQEWTTSLRADTTITERKNSGNTGQGSFYTSGPLVDGLLGIKLQGQYSHRSEDKIIDGFGRQIMTSGGGTLSLTPNEQNAFDLDFKKDNQHRDYREGYTAAYGDGSGFSKYDMTHVALTHTGTYDLASTDTYVQYDEAKNPGRKMTVEDLVVRNQSVFLLGDHSVSIGGQYRKEKLKDQSNKLPGNSELDRYSWALFAEDEWLMTNDFALTGGLRMDNDENYGAHWTPRLYGVWHADEQWTIKGGVSTGYKAPSLRESSANWGQATGGGKGNAVIYGNPDLKPEKSITEEIGVIWNNQDNLTAGVTIYNTDFKDKITEIRRCDNSIDTIRDCTLADGEGDTPGKPYRFVSDKANVDKARMQGVEVTFNWGILDNLEFAANYTYTHTEQKSGVNKGKPLSKQPKHMVNTTLTWDTTEDLQTWGRMNFRSETSDYQGRGQQMSKGTPSYAMFDLGTSYKLSKNANIVGGVYNVLDRRVDQGTYGAELEGRRYNIGINYNF